The following are from one region of the Salvelinus fontinalis isolate EN_2023a chromosome 5, ASM2944872v1, whole genome shotgun sequence genome:
- the LOC129855453 gene encoding guanine nucleotide-binding protein G(I)/G(S)/G(O) subunit gamma-12-like → MQSSNNIAHARRAVQQLRIEASIERIKVSKASADLMHYCGEQGKYDPLLMGIPASENPFKDKKPCTIL, encoded by the exons ATGCAGAGTTCCAATAACATTGCCCATGCCAGGAGGGCAGTCCAGCAGCTGAGAATAGAAGCCAGCATTGAGAGAATTAAG GTGTCCAAGGCCTCAGCAGACCTGATGCACTACTGTGGAGAACAGGGTAAATATGACCCTCTACTCATGGGTATCCCAGCCTCTGAAAACCCCTTCAAAGACAAGAAGCCATGCACTATATTATAG